One part of the Acetoanaerobium sticklandii genome encodes these proteins:
- the purN gene encoding phosphoribosylglycinamide formyltransferase — METSKDQMQKLKLAVLVSGSGTNLQSLIDAQKEGYFNSEIALVVSNKASAYGLTRAENAGIKALVIKSDKELLDALLENEIDLIVLAGYLKVISSELINAYENKIINIHPSLLPEYGGHGMYGLYVHEKVFADKKDQTGATVHYVTAEVDEGPIIIQKKLIVDYDVIKSPEELQKAVLVIEHQILKEAIKIIEEQ; from the coding sequence ATGGAAACATCTAAAGACCAGATGCAAAAATTAAAGCTAGCAGTTTTAGTCTCTGGTTCAGGAACAAATCTTCAGTCTCTTATAGATGCCCAGAAGGAAGGCTACTTTAATTCTGAAATAGCACTAGTCGTATCAAATAAAGCCTCAGCCTATGGACTGACAAGAGCAGAAAATGCTGGAATAAAAGCGCTAGTTATAAAGTCAGATAAAGAGCTACTAGATGCTCTGCTAGAAAATGAAATCGACCTAATAGTACTAGCTGGATATCTAAAAGTAATCAGCTCAGAGCTTATAAATGCTTACGAAAATAAAATAATAAACATCCATCCATCCCTGCTTCCAGAATATGGAGGTCATGGGATGTATGGGCTTTATGTTCACGAAAAAGTATTTGCTGACAAAAAAGACCAAACAGGAGCAACAGTTCACTATGTGACAGCCGAGGTGGATGAAGGACCGATTATAATTCAGAAAAAACTAATAGTAGACTACGATGTAATTAAATCTCCTGAAGAGCTTCAGAAAGCAGTGCTAGTAATAGAACATCAGATACTTAAAGAAGCTATAAAAATAATAGAAGAGCAATAA
- the purH gene encoding bifunctional phosphoribosylaminoimidazolecarboxamide formyltransferase/IMP cyclohydrolase, whose product MKALISVTDKTGIADFALGLEKFGYEIVSTGGTLKVLLDAGVKAISIDELTGFPEMLDGRVKTLHPKVHGGILHIRANETHVATVKEHGIDPIDMVVVNLYDFEGTLKSGKPHDEIVENIDIGGPSMIRSAAKNYKDVAVVTDPKDYQEILERLSNKTLDEAYKRKLAYKAFSLTGYYDAMIGRYFAGLENETFPERTAIGLLKESSLRYGENPHQNAAVYEDAMTTSLMTGMIQLHGKELSFNNLNDLNTALELASEFEEPAVAVIKHATPCAAAIGSTIYEAFVRAYEADKMSIFGGIVAMNKEMDAETATAMDEIFLEIVAAPSYSEQALEILKKKKNLRILVINYNNKKSGLDVKFASGKVLIQETDNLNCEKLETVTTTAPTKAQLDDMKFAMIVCKHVKSNAIVIAKGGATVAISGGQTSRIWALQNAIRNNPDKDFAGCSLASDAFFPFDDCVTLSAEHGIAAIMQPGGAGRDQDSIDACNKSGIAMVFTGTRHFKH is encoded by the coding sequence ATGAAGGCTCTAATAAGTGTAACTGACAAGACCGGAATTGCAGACTTTGCCCTTGGACTAGAAAAATTTGGCTATGAAATAGTATCTACTGGTGGAACTTTGAAAGTTTTACTAGACGCTGGAGTAAAAGCTATATCAATAGATGAGCTTACTGGATTTCCAGAAATGCTAGACGGAAGAGTTAAGACCCTTCACCCAAAGGTTCATGGAGGAATCCTACATATCAGAGCAAATGAAACCCATGTTGCTACAGTAAAAGAGCATGGAATCGACCCTATAGACATGGTAGTAGTAAACCTATACGATTTCGAAGGCACCCTAAAATCTGGCAAGCCTCACGATGAAATAGTAGAAAATATAGATATCGGTGGCCCATCAATGATTAGATCAGCTGCTAAAAACTATAAAGATGTAGCAGTAGTAACTGACCCGAAAGATTATCAAGAAATATTGGAAAGACTATCAAATAAAACTCTAGATGAAGCCTACAAAAGAAAACTAGCTTACAAAGCATTCTCGCTTACTGGATACTACGATGCCATGATAGGCAGATACTTTGCTGGGCTAGAAAATGAAACCTTCCCAGAAAGAACAGCTATAGGTTTACTAAAGGAATCATCTCTTCGCTACGGAGAAAACCCTCACCAAAACGCAGCAGTTTATGAGGATGCTATGACTACTAGCCTTATGACAGGCATGATTCAGCTTCATGGCAAGGAGCTTTCATTTAACAACCTAAACGACCTAAACACTGCTCTAGAGCTAGCTAGTGAATTTGAAGAGCCGGCTGTAGCAGTAATCAAACATGCAACTCCGTGTGCAGCAGCTATAGGAAGTACTATTTATGAAGCCTTTGTAAGAGCTTATGAAGCAGATAAAATGTCTATATTTGGCGGAATAGTAGCTATGAATAAAGAAATGGATGCAGAAACGGCAACTGCCATGGATGAAATTTTCCTAGAAATAGTTGCGGCGCCTTCATATAGTGAGCAGGCCCTAGAAATACTTAAGAAAAAGAAAAATCTAAGAATCCTAGTTATAAACTATAACAATAAAAAATCTGGACTAGATGTAAAATTCGCTAGCGGAAAAGTATTAATCCAAGAAACAGACAATCTAAACTGCGAAAAGCTAGAGACAGTTACAACTACTGCTCCTACTAAGGCTCAGCTAGATGATATGAAATTTGCCATGATAGTATGTAAACATGTGAAATCTAATGCTATAGTAATAGCAAAGGGCGGAGCAACAGTAGCTATCAGTGGTGGACAGACATCTAGAATCTGGGCACTTCAAAACGCCATCAGAAATAACCCAGACAAAGACTTTGCAGGATGCAGCCTAGCGTCTGATGCCTTCTTCCCATTTGATGACTGTGTGACCTTGTCAGCAGAGCATGGCATAGCAGCTATCATGCAGCCAGGTGGAGCAGGAAGAGATCAAGATAGCATAGATGCCTGCAACAAATCAGGAATAGCTATGGTATTTACAGGAACTCGTCACTTTAAACACTAG
- a CDS encoding phosphoribosylformylglycinamidine synthase, translating into MNILVIGGGAREHAIIYKLSQSSRAEKIYAAPGNAGIAELAKCIDISATDVEGLVEFAKNNSIDLVIVGPEDPLCMGVVDILTAEGIKVFGPEKASAQLEGSKAFAKEFMLRNEIPTARYIKTSDINQAMQAFEMMFTSSPYGKAVIKADGLCAGKGVVVAESLEQGFEFITEVLTNKIFGETELVLEEYIEGIEASLLCFVDHNTIVAMPTAKDHKRIYEAERGPNTGGMGTYSPNPIALAYHDEMIKEVAQAYHKGLQKEGLSYRGIIFFGFMITPEGIKVLEFNTRFGDPETQSILVRLETDLLEIFDMATQDKLNELDIKWSDDQAVTLVLASKGYPGAYEKGKPITIKDKAMIDSLGVVFHAGTKLDGNTAVTNGGRVLSLTAKAPTLDEAMEKAYKMAELIDFEGKTYRKDIGPMVKRIYVQKKAEFDIEGASLAAQIKESLGIHLESVSPYQRYDMQNITIDEINKISKTILSEPPVDDIYIQEEAFEVEKSMTSPIVVELHRGQYDQREDGLLQSLAVVLGKEDVKIRCARVYDIKGKVTAKELEKIKAYLINPVDQQEGSMKLPNLLEDEQPIIQTKAVIDGFIAMDESALSDFHAKNGLAMKLEDLKYFQDYFKTKENRDPSEVELAMVDTYWSDHCRHTTFNTVLENVSFISSANKAIQLAVLQAYKDYLDLREKAHNNEKPLTLMDMATIMARYMRKNGQLDDLEVSDEINACSVKIKVKVNGEDQDYLLMFKNETHNHPTEIEPFGGASTCLGGAIRDPLSGRSYVYQAMRVTGSADPREAISETLEGKLPQRKITQEAARGYSAYGNQIGLCTGFVDEVYHPGFKAKRMEVGAVIGAAPAENVIRKQPESGDIIVLIGGRTGRDGVGGATGSSKEQTEKSIELSSAEVQKGNAPSERKLQRLFRNPKAASLIKKCNDFGAGGVSVAIGELADGLDIKLDKVPLKYAGLTPKEIAISESQERMACVISPADLDAFMKLCHEENIEATVVATVTDTNRLVMTYNNEVMVDIDRTFLDSAGVTSSQEVEVEIPYTLDMFAETEIKDIEAELKSRLADLNVCSKKGLIQRFDNTIGAASVLIPLGGDYQLTPAQGMACNIPSLDGDTSTASVMTYGYNPYLSEQSPFHGAYYAVIESVSKIAALGAPVEKTRLSLQEYFEKLGEDKRKWGKPLSALIGALKVQRELNLPAIGGKDSMSGTYKDLNVPPTLISFAVSYQDSEKIISQELKEAGNTIGLLFTPATEDNLLDMEMYKDNLNTLKALALENKIKSAYAVTHEGILAGLTKMAFGNNLGVNLNADLKADMLFKPLYGSFVVELAEEDARVMTLGKVEKTPVLKVGASVAIELKDLQAAYEEPLESVFGTKNPAQETVKTVFEAQSKLEAKPSKAKTSIAQPKVVIPVFPGTNCEYDSAFAFEKAGAKATIQVLRNLTLKDIDESLKELEKTIRESQILMIPGGFSLGDEPDGSGKFIAAVLSSPRISDAIAQLLEKNDGLILGVCNGFQALIKTGLLPYGEIKTLDSDAPTLTHNAIGRHMAQFIKTKVVATNSPWTSLLTEGDIHQIPVSHGEGRLIGSEAVIKQLYDNHQVAFQYVDDSGNPTMKLPYNPNGSYGAIEGLVSPCGRILGKMGHTERVQKGLFNNYKITSKQLLFEGGTTYYK; encoded by the coding sequence ATGAATATCCTAGTAATCGGGGGCGGAGCTAGAGAGCACGCTATCATCTACAAACTAAGTCAAAGCAGCAGAGCAGAAAAAATCTACGCAGCTCCAGGCAATGCAGGAATAGCTGAGCTAGCAAAATGCATAGACATTTCAGCAACAGATGTAGAGGGCTTAGTAGAATTTGCAAAAAATAACAGCATAGACCTTGTAATAGTTGGACCTGAGGATCCTCTTTGCATGGGAGTAGTAGATATACTCACAGCAGAGGGGATAAAGGTTTTTGGACCAGAAAAAGCCTCAGCTCAGCTAGAGGGTAGCAAAGCCTTTGCAAAAGAGTTCATGCTAAGAAATGAAATACCTACAGCTAGGTACATAAAGACTTCAGATATAAATCAAGCTATGCAGGCATTTGAAATGATGTTTACTAGCTCACCTTACGGCAAGGCAGTAATAAAAGCTGATGGACTCTGCGCAGGCAAAGGAGTAGTAGTAGCTGAGAGCCTAGAACAAGGCTTTGAATTTATAACTGAGGTACTGACAAATAAAATTTTTGGAGAAACTGAGCTAGTACTAGAAGAATACATCGAAGGCATAGAGGCATCCCTGCTTTGCTTTGTAGACCATAACACAATAGTAGCTATGCCTACAGCAAAAGACCACAAGAGAATCTACGAAGCTGAAAGAGGGCCAAACACTGGTGGAATGGGAACTTACTCGCCAAACCCTATAGCCCTAGCCTATCACGATGAGATGATAAAAGAGGTAGCTCAGGCATATCATAAGGGACTGCAAAAAGAAGGGCTTAGTTATAGAGGAATCATATTCTTTGGCTTCATGATTACTCCAGAGGGTATCAAGGTACTTGAATTTAACACTAGATTCGGAGATCCAGAAACTCAGTCCATATTAGTTAGATTAGAGACGGATTTACTAGAGATATTTGACATGGCAACCCAGGATAAACTAAATGAACTGGATATAAAATGGAGTGATGATCAGGCAGTAACCTTAGTTCTAGCATCAAAAGGCTATCCAGGAGCGTATGAAAAAGGAAAGCCTATAACTATAAAAGATAAAGCTATGATAGATAGCCTTGGAGTAGTATTTCACGCAGGAACAAAGCTTGATGGAAATACAGCTGTGACAAATGGAGGCAGAGTACTTAGCCTTACAGCAAAAGCCCCTACTCTAGATGAGGCTATGGAAAAAGCATATAAAATGGCAGAGCTTATTGATTTTGAAGGAAAAACCTACAGGAAGGATATCGGACCTATGGTAAAAAGAATCTATGTTCAGAAAAAAGCTGAGTTTGACATTGAAGGAGCTTCACTTGCAGCTCAGATTAAGGAAAGCCTAGGAATACATCTAGAATCAGTAAGCCCATATCAACGCTATGATATGCAAAACATAACTATAGATGAGATAAACAAAATATCAAAAACCATCCTCAGCGAGCCACCTGTAGATGATATATATATCCAAGAAGAGGCATTTGAAGTAGAAAAATCTATGACTAGCCCTATTGTTGTAGAGCTTCATAGAGGACAGTACGACCAAAGAGAAGATGGCCTGCTTCAGTCACTAGCAGTGGTGCTAGGAAAAGAAGATGTAAAAATCAGATGTGCTAGAGTCTATGACATCAAAGGTAAAGTTACAGCCAAAGAGCTGGAAAAAATCAAAGCCTACCTTATCAACCCAGTAGACCAGCAAGAAGGCAGCATGAAGCTTCCAAATCTATTAGAAGACGAGCAGCCTATCATCCAGACAAAAGCTGTGATAGATGGCTTTATAGCTATGGATGAGTCAGCTCTGTCAGATTTTCATGCAAAAAACGGCCTAGCTATGAAGCTAGAGGACCTAAAATATTTCCAAGATTATTTCAAAACTAAAGAAAATCGTGACCCTAGTGAAGTAGAGCTTGCAATGGTAGATACTTACTGGTCTGATCACTGTAGACATACTACATTTAACACAGTGCTAGAAAATGTAAGCTTTATATCCTCAGCAAATAAAGCTATTCAGCTAGCAGTGCTTCAGGCATACAAGGACTACCTAGACCTAAGAGAAAAAGCTCACAACAACGAAAAGCCACTCACTCTTATGGATATGGCTACCATAATGGCTAGATACATGAGAAAAAATGGCCAGCTAGATGACCTAGAGGTATCTGATGAAATCAATGCTTGCTCAGTAAAAATAAAAGTAAAAGTAAACGGTGAAGACCAAGATTACCTATTGATGTTCAAAAACGAAACTCACAACCATCCTACAGAGATAGAGCCTTTTGGTGGAGCTTCAACTTGCCTAGGTGGAGCTATAAGAGATCCATTATCTGGACGTTCATATGTATACCAGGCTATGAGAGTAACAGGCTCAGCAGACCCTAGAGAAGCAATAAGCGAAACACTAGAGGGCAAATTGCCACAGAGAAAAATAACTCAAGAAGCAGCTAGAGGCTACAGCGCATATGGAAACCAAATAGGACTTTGTACAGGCTTTGTAGATGAAGTTTATCACCCAGGCTTTAAAGCTAAAAGAATGGAAGTAGGCGCAGTAATAGGAGCGGCTCCTGCAGAAAACGTAATACGTAAACAGCCAGAATCTGGCGACATCATAGTATTAATCGGCGGAAGAACAGGAAGAGATGGAGTAGGTGGAGCTACAGGCTCGTCAAAAGAGCAAACAGAAAAATCTATAGAACTATCTTCAGCAGAAGTCCAAAAAGGTAATGCGCCATCTGAGCGTAAACTTCAAAGACTATTTAGAAATCCAAAAGCTGCTTCTCTAATCAAAAAATGTAATGACTTTGGAGCAGGTGGAGTATCAGTAGCAATAGGAGAGCTAGCAGATGGACTAGATATCAAGCTAGATAAAGTTCCACTAAAATACGCTGGACTTACACCAAAAGAAATAGCAATCTCAGAATCACAAGAGCGTATGGCTTGTGTGATATCGCCAGCTGATTTAGATGCATTTATGAAGCTGTGCCACGAGGAAAACATAGAGGCTACAGTAGTAGCTACAGTAACAGATACAAATAGACTAGTTATGACTTACAACAATGAAGTCATGGTAGATATAGATAGAACCTTCCTAGATAGTGCAGGAGTTACCTCATCTCAAGAAGTAGAAGTAGAAATTCCTTACACTCTAGATATGTTTGCAGAGACAGAAATTAAAGATATAGAAGCAGAGCTAAAATCTAGACTAGCAGACCTGAATGTATGTAGCAAAAAAGGTCTGATTCAAAGATTTGACAACACTATAGGAGCGGCTAGCGTGCTGATTCCTCTAGGTGGAGATTATCAGCTTACACCAGCTCAAGGTATGGCATGCAACATACCATCTCTAGATGGAGATACATCTACTGCTTCAGTTATGACCTATGGCTACAACCCATATCTATCTGAGCAGAGTCCATTTCATGGAGCTTACTATGCAGTGATAGAGTCAGTGAGCAAGATAGCAGCCCTAGGAGCACCAGTAGAAAAAACTAGACTATCACTCCAGGAATACTTTGAAAAGCTAGGCGAAGACAAGCGCAAATGGGGTAAGCCCCTATCTGCCCTTATAGGAGCTCTAAAAGTACAAAGAGAGCTGAATCTTCCTGCTATAGGTGGCAAAGACTCTATGTCAGGTACCTACAAAGACCTAAATGTACCTCCTACCTTGATATCATTTGCAGTATCATATCAAGACAGCGAAAAAATCATATCACAGGAGCTAAAAGAAGCAGGAAACACCATAGGCTTACTTTTCACTCCAGCTACAGAGGACAACCTGCTAGATATGGAAATGTACAAAGACAACCTAAATACACTAAAAGCTTTAGCCTTGGAGAATAAAATAAAATCAGCCTATGCAGTTACGCATGAAGGTATATTAGCTGGACTAACTAAAATGGCATTTGGAAACAACCTAGGAGTAAATCTAAATGCAGATTTAAAAGCAGATATGCTGTTTAAACCTCTATACGGCTCATTTGTAGTAGAGCTAGCTGAGGAAGATGCAAGAGTTATGACACTAGGAAAAGTAGAAAAAACTCCAGTTCTAAAAGTAGGAGCTAGTGTAGCTATAGAGCTAAAAGACCTTCAGGCTGCCTATGAAGAGCCACTTGAGTCTGTATTTGGAACCAAAAATCCAGCTCAAGAAACAGTAAAAACTGTATTTGAAGCTCAGTCAAAGCTAGAGGCAAAACCTAGTAAAGCAAAAACGAGCATTGCTCAGCCAAAGGTAGTAATCCCAGTATTCCCAGGAACAAACTGCGAATACGACAGTGCCTTTGCCTTTGAAAAAGCTGGAGCAAAAGCAACCATTCAGGTCCTTAGAAACCTAACACTAAAAGATATAGATGAATCTCTAAAGGAACTAGAAAAAACCATCAGAGAATCTCAGATTCTTATGATACCTGGAGGCTTTAGCTTAGGGGATGAACCAGATGGATCAGGTAAATTCATAGCGGCAGTGCTTAGCTCACCTAGAATCAGCGATGCAATAGCTCAGCTACTAGAAAAAAATGATGGCTTGATACTTGGAGTTTGCAACGGCTTCCAAGCACTTATAAAAACTGGACTTCTTCCATACGGTGAGATTAAGACACTTGATTCAGATGCACCTACACTTACTCATAACGCTATAGGAAGACATATGGCTCAGTTTATAAAAACAAAGGTAGTAGCTACAAACTCACCTTGGACTAGCCTATTAACTGAAGGAGATATCCATCAGATACCAGTATCTCATGGAGAAGGTAGACTAATCGGAAGCGAAGCAGTAATAAAACAGCTGTATGACAACCACCAGGTAGCCTTTCAGTATGTAGATGACTCTGGAAATCCTACGATGAAGCTACCATATAACCCAAATGGTTCTTACGGAGCAATAGAGGGCCTAGTAAGCCCATGCGGCAGAATCCTAGGCAAAATGGGACACACAGAAAGAGTTCAAAAAGGCCTCTTCAACAACTACAAAATAACTTCAAAACAACTACTATTTGAAGGCGGAACAACCTACTACAAATAA
- a CDS encoding methyl-accepting chemotaxis protein, with protein sequence MGFFGGSKITDEHIRASREIKKRNLTQMIPSELGEFAQNINSFIIDIRTNLGQFYALSQKMSEESEVLSSSLEEANETFAMVDKRVDDFAEQMNQRSERISELKESLEQFVESSKESETGAKEVTDALSQMHDAIIHGKEDFLKVVKLLNTTKDTGLDLAGNMTSLAGEIKNINKIIEEVQSIANKTNLLSLNASIEAARAGESGRGFAVVAQEIGKLAMQSQEAVEKIDSTLTDLAARIINITENVTTEMNHVEQEAKVADNSIASMQIIDEEAKKAASKMKNLEKNTQIQKKLGEKVELVSADFIQLMEDVTSLSEDMRAGSQNYYAKSQNITAMLLETEKRTQEIFGFIRSYTESLPLTDKMKTCIANAKSALANKQTDTSLLKRENNKVAREELKKLAKAYPSFEVICILDASGLSLVSSIDEEDYKLNFSHAEYFKSAIAGNTYESKPYISTDTGNYCVAVSLPIKENGNIVGVIMADVSLA encoded by the coding sequence ATGGGATTTTTTGGTGGTAGCAAGATTACGGATGAACATATCAGAGCATCTAGGGAAATTAAAAAAAGAAATTTAACTCAAATGATACCTAGTGAGCTTGGAGAATTTGCTCAAAACATCAATAGCTTTATAATTGATATCAGAACTAATCTAGGTCAGTTTTATGCACTTTCACAAAAAATGTCAGAAGAATCAGAGGTACTTTCCAGTAGCCTAGAAGAAGCCAATGAAACCTTTGCTATGGTAGACAAAAGAGTTGATGATTTTGCTGAACAGATGAATCAAAGAAGTGAGAGAATATCTGAGCTTAAAGAATCTTTAGAGCAGTTTGTAGAGAGCTCAAAAGAATCTGAAACAGGAGCCAAGGAAGTAACTGATGCATTAAGCCAAATGCATGATGCAATCATACATGGAAAAGAAGATTTCCTAAAAGTTGTAAAGCTTCTAAACACTACAAAAGATACTGGACTGGATTTGGCAGGAAACATGACATCGCTAGCTGGTGAAATAAAAAATATTAATAAAATCATAGAGGAAGTACAAAGCATAGCAAACAAAACAAATCTACTTTCACTAAACGCTTCGATAGAGGCAGCTAGAGCAGGAGAATCTGGAAGAGGTTTTGCTGTTGTTGCTCAGGAAATTGGAAAGCTTGCTATGCAGTCTCAAGAAGCCGTAGAAAAAATTGACTCTACACTGACAGATTTGGCAGCTAGAATCATAAACATAACAGAAAATGTAACCACAGAGATGAACCATGTAGAGCAAGAAGCGAAAGTGGCTGATAACTCTATAGCATCTATGCAGATCATAGATGAGGAAGCCAAAAAAGCAGCCTCAAAAATGAAAAATCTAGAAAAAAACACCCAGATTCAGAAAAAGCTAGGAGAAAAAGTTGAACTTGTATCTGCTGATTTTATTCAGCTTATGGAGGATGTAACTAGCCTGTCTGAAGATATGAGAGCAGGAAGTCAGAATTACTATGCAAAGTCTCAAAACATCACAGCAATGCTATTAGAAACAGAAAAAAGAACTCAGGAAATCTTTGGCTTTATCCGTTCTTATACTGAGAGTTTACCTCTTACTGATAAAATGAAAACCTGCATAGCAAATGCCAAATCAGCACTTGCAAATAAGCAGACAGATACGTCACTTTTAAAAAGAGAAAATAATAAAGTAGCAAGAGAAGAGCTAAAAAAATTGGCAAAAGCATATCCATCATTTGAAGTAATCTGTATACTAGATGCTAGTGGATTAAGCTTAGTGTCGAGCATAGATGAAGAAGACTACAAGCTTAACTTCTCTCATGCAGAGTATTTTAAATCAGCTATTGCAGGAAATACTTATGAATCAAAGCCATACATATCTACAGATACAGGGAACTACTGCGTTGCAGTATCTCTTCCAATAAAAGAAAATGGAAATATTGTAGGTGTTATAATGGCTGACGTATCACTTGCGTAA
- a CDS encoding MazG nucleotide pyrophosphohydrolase domain-containing protein: protein MKINIVGLGPGSLDNISYKVYEIVTASNLPLYIRTKKHPVIDTLEQRGMKAEYLDRFYETGEVFEQVYEAIVDYLIDEVKTQNEIIYAVPGHPYVAEQTVAILHEKCKEQNIEIVTYPSMSFIDALFAAVKRDPSDGFELKDAFNIDTLSLDTEHDLVITQVYDNLIASETKLKLLEAYPDEHEAYIVKNAGITGTEEITVCKIYELDQMGICYDYLTSLYIPRVIHKTYSNLSDLINIVRKLRGPDGCPWDAKQTHESLKDHIVEEATEVKEAIENDDLDNLIEELGDVLLHIVFHSELGRESGYFNLLDITDGICKKLTFRHPHVFSDLEIDEKDLPEMWERLKQIEKNNKNTDKQRIRG from the coding sequence ATGAAAATAAATATAGTAGGACTCGGTCCAGGAAGTCTTGATAACATTAGCTACAAAGTATATGAGATAGTGACAGCTTCAAATCTTCCACTTTATATTAGAACAAAAAAACACCCAGTAATAGATACTCTAGAGCAAAGAGGTATGAAGGCAGAATATCTTGATAGATTTTATGAAACTGGAGAGGTATTTGAGCAGGTATATGAAGCTATTGTAGATTACTTGATTGATGAAGTGAAAACACAAAATGAAATCATATACGCTGTACCTGGGCATCCTTATGTAGCGGAGCAAACAGTAGCTATTCTTCATGAAAAATGCAAAGAGCAAAATATAGAAATAGTAACTTATCCATCCATGAGCTTTATTGACGCTTTATTTGCCGCAGTAAAAAGAGACCCTTCAGATGGATTTGAGCTAAAGGATGCATTTAACATAGATACTCTTAGCCTAGATACTGAGCATGATTTAGTAATCACTCAGGTATATGACAACCTCATAGCCTCTGAAACAAAATTAAAGCTACTAGAAGCATATCCAGATGAACATGAGGCATATATAGTTAAAAACGCTGGAATAACAGGCACAGAAGAAATAACAGTATGTAAAATATATGAGTTAGACCAGATGGGAATATGCTACGATTACTTAACTAGCCTCTACATTCCAAGAGTAATTCACAAAACCTACAGCAATCTTTCTGACCTCATAAACATAGTTAGAAAGCTAAGAGGACCAGATGGCTGCCCTTGGGATGCTAAGCAAACTCATGAATCACTTAAGGACCATATAGTTGAAGAAGCTACAGAAGTAAAAGAAGCAATAGAAAATGACGACCTAGATAACCTAATAGAAGAGCTTGGGGACGTACTGCTTCACATAGTGTTTCACAGCGAGCTAGGCAGAGAGTCTGGCTACTTCAACCTTCTAGACATTACGGATGGGATTTGCAAGAAGCTCACATTTAGACATCCACACGTGTTCTCAGACTTAGAAATTGATGAAAAAGACCTACCAGAAATGTGGGAAAGATTGAAGCAGATTGAAAAAAACAACAAAAATACTGATAAACAGCGAATTAGAGGTTGA
- a CDS encoding HU family DNA-binding protein: protein MNKAELVAKMAEKSGMTKKDTEVALNSFMASVEEALVAGEKVQLVGFGTFETRERAAREGRNPRDPEKKIKIPASKAPVFKAGKGLKEKVNATKAAKSSKKK, encoded by the coding sequence ATGAACAAAGCTGAATTAGTTGCAAAAATGGCTGAGAAGAGTGGCATGACTAAGAAAGATACAGAGGTAGCTTTAAACTCTTTTATGGCATCAGTTGAAGAAGCATTAGTAGCTGGAGAAAAAGTTCAACTTGTTGGATTTGGAACATTCGAGACAAGAGAAAGAGCAGCAAGAGAAGGAAGAAATCCAAGAGATCCAGAAAAGAAAATTAAAATACCTGCTTCAAAAGCTCCAGTATTCAAAGCTGGAAAAGGCTTAAAAGAAAAAGTTAACGCTACAAAAGCTGCAAAATCATCTAAAAAGAAATAA
- a CDS encoding RNA-binding S4 domain-containing protein, protein MRLDKYLKVSRIIKRRTVAKDASDAGVVFINGKEAKASTKVKIGDILELHFGEKILRVKVLDLKEHVGKDEAASLYEVIE, encoded by the coding sequence ATGAGATTAGATAAATATCTTAAGGTATCACGTATCATAAAAAGAAGAACAGTTGCAAAAGATGCTTCAGATGCTGGAGTAGTGTTCATAAACGGCAAAGAAGCCAAAGCCTCCACTAAAGTTAAAATAGGAGATATACTAGAGCTTCATTTCGGAGAAAAAATTTTAAGAGTTAAAGTACTTGATTTAAAAGAACATGTAGGCAAGGACGAAGCAGCTTCCTTGTATGAGGTGATTGAGTAG
- a CDS encoding FtsB family cell division protein, which yields MKGKNQDETKSSKVVELDFKSDKSKKTKKKLDSFDVASAVVIGLLIWAGISLSFTFIEQQMEISVLKERKLALETQIKQEEKELKKTKKILNQMDTLEFIEKQAREKLGMIKPGETVYIDLTKKKN from the coding sequence GTGAAAGGCAAAAATCAGGATGAAACAAAATCAAGTAAAGTTGTAGAGCTGGATTTTAAGAGCGATAAATCTAAAAAAACTAAAAAAAAGCTTGATAGCTTTGATGTTGCATCGGCAGTAGTCATAGGACTATTAATTTGGGCAGGGATATCTTTGTCATTTACATTTATAGAGCAACAAATGGAAATCTCTGTCCTAAAGGAAAGAAAACTGGCATTAGAAACTCAGATAAAGCAAGAAGAAAAAGAACTTAAAAAAACAAAAAAAATACTTAATCAGATGGATACCTTAGAGTTCATAGAAAAACAAGCTAGAGAAAAACTTGGAATGATAAAACCGGGTGAAACCGTATATATAGATTTGACAAAAAAGAAAAACTAA